The Pseudarthrobacter sp. NS4 genome includes a window with the following:
- a CDS encoding S1C family serine protease — protein sequence MDEAREPAFSENDAEALDSYSQTVMRVAAAVTPHVAAIEMTAPRRNGRVRMGAGSAVLFTEDGYLLTNSHVVAGTRSGHAVFADGSRMELELVGIDPLSDLAVVHGRRPKIAPAEFGAAESLRVGQLVVAVGNPLGLAGSVTAGVVSGLGRAIPVWSGGNRRVIEDVIQTDAALNPGNSGGALADTHSRIVGINTAVAGAGLGLAVPINATTRRIISALLSDGRVRRAYLGLISTPMRLSPSAVIRTGQRDGLRIVEVLPDSPADKAGLSAGDILLRAGGRPVSNAESLQRLLFADAVGQPLDVAVLRDGTEIHLVAVPEEMTSNGT from the coding sequence ATGGATGAGGCGCGGGAGCCGGCTTTTTCCGAGAACGACGCCGAGGCGCTGGATTCGTATTCACAGACAGTCATGCGCGTGGCAGCCGCCGTCACACCGCACGTGGCAGCCATCGAGATGACAGCGCCGCGCCGCAACGGAAGGGTACGGATGGGTGCGGGTTCCGCCGTACTCTTCACGGAGGATGGCTACCTCCTGACAAATTCCCATGTGGTGGCCGGGACGCGCAGCGGCCATGCAGTCTTCGCCGACGGCAGCCGGATGGAGCTGGAACTCGTGGGTATCGATCCCTTGTCCGACCTTGCGGTGGTCCACGGCAGGCGTCCTAAGATTGCCCCTGCGGAATTCGGCGCAGCAGAATCCCTGCGTGTAGGACAACTGGTTGTGGCCGTGGGAAATCCCCTGGGACTCGCGGGCTCGGTAACAGCAGGCGTGGTGAGCGGCCTGGGCCGGGCCATTCCCGTATGGTCCGGCGGCAACCGAAGGGTCATCGAAGACGTGATCCAGACTGACGCTGCATTGAACCCTGGCAATTCCGGCGGGGCGCTGGCTGATACGCACAGCCGGATCGTTGGCATCAATACGGCCGTAGCAGGTGCCGGACTGGGACTGGCGGTTCCGATCAACGCCACCACCCGCCGGATCATCTCCGCCCTGCTGTCCGACGGACGGGTCAGGCGGGCTTACCTTGGCCTGATCAGCACCCCGATGCGGCTCAGCCCAAGCGCTGTGATCAGGACCGGCCAGCGGGACGGGCTCCGGATCGTGGAGGTGCTGCCGGATTCTCCGGCGGACAAGGCAGGCCTGTCAGCGGGGGACATCCTCTTGAGAGCGGGCGGCCGGCCTGTCAGCAATGCCGAAAGCCTGCAGCGACTGCTTTTTGCCGATGCCGTCGGACAGCCACTCGACGTCGCCGTGTTGCGGGACGGCACGGAAATCCATCTGGTGGCGGTCCCTGAGGAGATGACCAGCAACGGTACATGA
- a CDS encoding TadE family protein — translation MPWFARESNSALELPETRERGSAVVDFVLVGGLLTMFFLAIIQLTLVLHVRNTLIDAAASGARYGSLADRGAVDAEERTRTLIVTALNPGFAGQVSTSEVTVQGLRTLEVTVRAPMPVIGLIGPRDLLEVKGHAALQP, via the coding sequence ATGCCGTGGTTCGCCCGGGAATCCAACAGTGCGCTCGAACTGCCGGAAACAAGGGAACGGGGCTCGGCCGTGGTGGATTTTGTCCTGGTCGGGGGACTGCTCACGATGTTTTTCCTGGCGATCATCCAACTCACGCTCGTTCTGCACGTCCGCAACACCCTGATCGATGCCGCCGCTTCCGGTGCCAGGTACGGATCCCTGGCAGACCGTGGCGCCGTCGACGCGGAAGAGCGGACCCGCACCCTCATTGTGACGGCGCTGAATCCCGGCTTTGCCGGGCAGGTCAGTACCAGCGAGGTGACGGTACAGGGCCTCCGGACCCTGGAAGTGACTGTGCGGGCGCCAATGCCGGTTATTGGTCTGATCGGTCCCCGGGACTTGCTGGAGGTGAAAGGCCATGCCGCGCTGCAGCCCTGA
- a CDS encoding peptidoglycan DD-metalloendopeptidase family protein: MNFTDQTSPRHRQERRTAARRSGVISGVLAVVLAAGLASSTPVAFADELEDKQAALEAEAARVQQSLEFVDSRIAKAASDLVIYQGQLPGAQQALLEAQGRVAGAVKEVEALSARVDMAQQNKAKITQQLETDKQKIADTKKLIGQIATQAYKSGGVPSNLSLFFGSNNGASLTETMDLADQAMRSQNAAMDKLSQQSATNVNSQARLQAVEAEIKDLKAKADAALEREKAARDEAAAKKEQVDQLIADTTRLDAELQAAKPGIQSQLAGVQASQNAVAAEIQERDRKLREAWEAEQRRKAEAAAAAAAAAAAAEAAARNQPPPPAPPVQSFMPPAGSPSAFGVRNPFGGGVPITSGFGWRATPPGTIDFYGQGGYMHTGLDFGAACGTPVYAAAAGEVFSSGWSSADGGGWRVKISHGLMQGNTLNTIYYHNASIVVSNGQRVSQGQLIAYSGNTGNSTGCHAHFETWLNGSPVDPMGLL, encoded by the coding sequence ATGAACTTTACCGATCAGACTTCCCCGCGCCACCGCCAGGAGCGTCGGACTGCTGCGCGCCGGTCAGGTGTCATCAGTGGGGTGCTTGCTGTTGTCCTTGCGGCCGGACTCGCCTCGTCCACGCCGGTGGCTTTCGCCGACGAGCTGGAAGACAAGCAGGCAGCGCTCGAGGCCGAAGCCGCACGTGTTCAGCAGTCCTTGGAATTCGTTGATTCCCGCATCGCCAAAGCGGCCAGCGACCTGGTGATCTACCAGGGCCAGCTACCCGGCGCCCAGCAGGCACTCCTTGAAGCACAGGGCCGTGTGGCCGGCGCAGTCAAAGAGGTAGAAGCGCTGTCTGCACGTGTGGACATGGCCCAGCAGAACAAGGCCAAGATCACGCAGCAGCTGGAAACGGACAAGCAAAAAATCGCCGACACCAAGAAACTCATCGGCCAAATCGCCACCCAGGCCTACAAATCCGGCGGAGTGCCGTCAAACCTGTCCCTCTTCTTTGGCTCCAACAACGGCGCCAGCCTGACGGAAACCATGGACCTGGCGGACCAGGCCATGCGCAGCCAGAACGCTGCCATGGACAAGTTGTCGCAGCAGAGCGCCACCAACGTGAACTCGCAAGCCCGCCTCCAGGCAGTGGAGGCCGAGATCAAGGACCTCAAGGCCAAGGCGGATGCTGCCCTGGAGCGGGAAAAGGCCGCCCGTGACGAGGCAGCCGCCAAAAAGGAACAGGTCGACCAGCTGATCGCCGACACCACCCGCCTTGACGCCGAACTTCAGGCGGCCAAGCCCGGCATCCAGTCACAGCTGGCCGGGGTCCAGGCCAGCCAGAATGCGGTTGCGGCAGAAATCCAGGAGCGCGACCGGAAGCTGCGTGAGGCCTGGGAGGCCGAGCAGCGCAGGAAGGCGGAAGCCGCGGCAGCAGCGGCGGCGGCAGCCGCCGCAGCCGAAGCCGCAGCGAGAAACCAGCCACCCCCGCCGGCACCGCCGGTTCAGTCGTTCATGCCGCCGGCGGGATCGCCGTCGGCCTTTGGGGTCCGGAACCCCTTTGGCGGCGGCGTCCCCATCACATCCGGCTTCGGCTGGCGGGCCACACCGCCGGGCACCATCGACTTCTACGGCCAGGGCGGCTACATGCACACCGGGCTCGACTTTGGAGCGGCCTGCGGCACGCCGGTCTACGCTGCCGCGGCAGGCGAGGTCTTCAGCTCAGGCTGGAGCTCCGCGGACGGCGGCGGCTGGCGAGTCAAAATTTCGCACGGCCTGATGCAGGGCAACACCCTGAACACGATCTATTACCACAACGCCAGCATCGTGGTCTCGAACGGCCAGCGGGTCTCGCAGGGGCAGCTGATCGCCTACTCCGGCAACACCGGCAACTCCACCGGCTGCCATGCCCACTTCGAAACCTGGCTCAACGGCAGTCCGGTGGACCCGATGGGCCTGCTGTAG
- a CDS encoding phospholipase D family protein, which translates to MKIKFVPQPYADQSNLADWFDHISVSSAYTEFHMVVAWAKKSGLGRIQPLLHSFGNRPGNKTHAVVGVSEGGASEQGLDILATTIHDAYVFHDAGRTFHPKVYVASGSSKASLFIGSNNMTAGGLAWNYEAALWIDLDRDEADDEALYQSVMDYYKNLVADTNVCIPLNASTMPQILASPALRIQDEDIARRPASSRGDEPEDDDAVSHGIVPDLFGRSATEKRRLPLLPGSGPTARARSPLASPVPTQGPGRRPTLTGMPAQLPAAFVVKRWFKTMDKTAAQQPPSERSNPTGNLRLSQEGFPIQHKTYFEQVFFSGLPWAPRPNDPTVAEVSVQFDVYIDGQSYGMVPIVVSHAPHRIAGQGNVPTVLHWGPLSQILRQGNFVDEVITLERIWAGRYRLIISPHIVGPFMP; encoded by the coding sequence GTGAAGATAAAGTTTGTTCCTCAGCCATATGCCGATCAATCCAACTTGGCCGATTGGTTTGACCACATCAGCGTCAGCAGCGCCTATACAGAGTTCCACATGGTGGTTGCCTGGGCCAAAAAGAGCGGGCTGGGTCGCATCCAACCGCTGTTGCACTCCTTCGGCAATCGACCCGGCAACAAAACCCATGCGGTAGTCGGCGTTAGCGAAGGCGGGGCGTCAGAGCAGGGCCTTGACATCCTGGCGACGACGATACATGACGCTTACGTTTTCCATGACGCTGGAAGGACCTTCCACCCAAAGGTCTATGTTGCAAGTGGATCATCGAAAGCCAGCCTCTTTATCGGCTCCAACAACATGACCGCCGGAGGACTGGCGTGGAACTATGAGGCTGCTCTTTGGATTGACCTAGATCGCGACGAGGCCGACGACGAAGCTTTGTACCAGTCGGTCATGGATTACTACAAAAACCTTGTAGCAGATACCAACGTTTGCATACCCCTGAATGCCTCGACCATGCCGCAGATCCTCGCGAGCCCTGCCTTACGCATCCAAGACGAGGACATTGCGAGACGGCCCGCATCATCCAGGGGTGATGAACCCGAGGACGACGACGCCGTAAGTCACGGCATTGTTCCTGACCTATTCGGCAGAAGTGCCACTGAGAAGCGACGGCTGCCGTTACTTCCTGGCTCGGGTCCGACCGCACGGGCACGGTCACCGTTGGCCAGCCCGGTTCCTACGCAAGGACCGGGTAGGCGCCCAACACTTACCGGTATGCCTGCTCAACTTCCTGCCGCCTTCGTGGTCAAAAGGTGGTTTAAGACGATGGACAAGACGGCCGCGCAGCAGCCGCCGAGCGAACGAAGCAATCCGACTGGGAATCTTCGACTCTCCCAGGAAGGGTTCCCGATCCAGCACAAAACATACTTCGAGCAGGTGTTCTTCAGCGGGTTGCCATGGGCTCCTAGGCCCAACGACCCAACAGTAGCCGAGGTGTCCGTGCAATTCGACGTTTACATCGATGGGCAGTCTTATGGCATGGTGCCGATCGTCGTCTCCCATGCGCCTCACCGTATTGCAGGGCAGGGGAATGTTCCGACAGTGCTTCACTGGGGTCCGCTCTCGCAGATTCTCAGGCAGGGTAACTTCGTCGACGAGGTGATAACCCTAGAGCGCATCTGGGCGGGCAGGTATCGCCTGATAATTTCCCCGCACATCGTAGGACCGTTCATGCCCTAA
- a CDS encoding Eco57I restriction-modification methylase domain-containing protein, with amino-acid sequence MITSDKVSAEKLRGGFYTPAGLVKVCLDRIQSLTLDDLPLRFLEPSAGDGAFIEGLSAHALRDRVKSVTAVELDEAEAQSCSSRLASTEFGGEVVAASVLEWAEATSEQYDVAVGNPPFVRFQFVSEADRQRASAILARAGVVATSVSNLWLSVFISALKKLVPGGTFAFILPAEALMGVSAQGVRAWLLRECAHVNLDLFPPDSYPSVLQEVVVLSGRLKASGAAPTRELRVREHLEAHKVDWTHVANERAQTWTRYLLSPEQVSALEVATSLPEVVPLRTTAAFSVSTVTGANDYFCASTEEVAYYGLEDWATPLLPRTRHAPGLDFTLEEHGSLSESSVNAWLVHFAADKPDPRRRAKAARFIQNGEDQGLDKRYKCRIREPWFRVPVVTPGALMMAKRSHSYPRVVMNSASVVTTDTIYRGLPTPGSPLSPRGIATTFHNSLTLLTAEIEGRSFGGGVLELVPSEVSRLSIPVSPGIEEHFESLDTIARSVTSPDDQSVVDATDQILISRIPALDADVMASLRSSRLELLARRRNRN; translated from the coding sequence GTGATTACATCGGACAAGGTCTCTGCCGAAAAACTAAGGGGCGGGTTCTATACCCCGGCAGGGCTCGTGAAGGTCTGCTTGGACCGTATACAGTCCTTGACTCTTGACGACCTACCCCTGCGATTTCTGGAACCGAGCGCGGGAGACGGTGCTTTTATTGAGGGCCTAAGCGCCCATGCCCTTCGGGATCGCGTTAAGTCGGTAACGGCCGTTGAGCTTGACGAAGCAGAGGCTCAGTCTTGTTCCTCCCGGCTTGCCTCGACCGAATTCGGGGGCGAGGTAGTTGCTGCGAGCGTGCTGGAATGGGCGGAGGCTACGTCTGAACAGTACGACGTCGCGGTTGGAAACCCCCCGTTCGTCCGATTCCAGTTCGTGAGCGAAGCGGACCGGCAGAGGGCCAGCGCAATACTTGCCAGGGCGGGTGTGGTTGCCACGTCGGTTTCTAACCTCTGGCTCTCCGTTTTCATCTCCGCACTCAAGAAATTGGTACCTGGTGGTACCTTCGCGTTCATACTGCCCGCCGAAGCCCTCATGGGTGTCTCCGCTCAGGGAGTGCGTGCGTGGCTTCTGCGGGAATGCGCTCACGTCAATTTGGACCTGTTTCCGCCTGATTCGTATCCCTCTGTACTCCAAGAAGTCGTTGTTCTCAGTGGACGACTGAAAGCAAGCGGGGCGGCTCCTACCCGCGAACTCCGGGTCAGGGAACACCTGGAAGCCCATAAAGTCGATTGGACGCACGTAGCAAATGAGCGGGCACAAACGTGGACCCGCTATCTCTTGTCTCCGGAGCAGGTTTCGGCCCTCGAGGTGGCGACAAGCCTTCCCGAAGTGGTTCCCCTTAGAACGACCGCAGCGTTCTCAGTGTCAACCGTCACCGGGGCTAATGACTACTTCTGTGCCAGTACAGAAGAGGTCGCATACTACGGTCTTGAGGATTGGGCCACGCCACTGCTCCCAAGAACCCGGCATGCCCCTGGGCTCGACTTCACCCTGGAGGAGCACGGCAGCCTGTCGGAATCTAGTGTCAATGCTTGGCTTGTCCATTTTGCAGCGGACAAGCCAGACCCTCGTCGCAGGGCAAAGGCGGCCCGGTTCATTCAGAATGGTGAGGACCAGGGCTTGGACAAGCGATACAAATGCCGGATACGGGAACCATGGTTTCGGGTTCCTGTGGTGACACCGGGAGCCCTCATGATGGCGAAACGCAGTCACAGTTACCCCCGCGTGGTGATGAATTCCGCATCAGTTGTCACTACCGACACCATCTACCGTGGTCTACCGACGCCCGGTTCACCCTTGAGTCCACGCGGCATCGCGACGACTTTCCACAACTCCTTGACCCTTCTGACGGCGGAGATCGAGGGCCGCAGCTTCGGTGGCGGCGTCCTGGAACTCGTCCCTTCGGAGGTTAGCCGCCTCAGCATTCCCGTCAGTCCGGGCATTGAGGAGCATTTCGAGTCGCTGGACACCATAGCGCGGTCCGTCACATCGCCGGATGACCAGTCGGTCGTAGACGCTACTGACCAAATCCTTATTTCCAGAATCCCTGCCTTAGATGCCGATGTCATGGCGTCCCTCCGGTCTTCGCGTCTTGAGCTGTTGGCCCGGAGAAGGAACAGAAACTAG
- the smpB gene encoding SsrA-binding protein SmpB: MPKESGRKVVATNRKARHDYHVLDTYEAGIALMGTEVKSLREGHASMVDGFCTFYNDELWMEAIHIPEYNQGSWTNHAARRRRKLLLHREELIKISHKVRESGYTIVPLQLYFVDGRAKVEIGVARGKREYDKRQTLREQQDNREAQREMRERNRRR, encoded by the coding sequence TTGCCTAAAGAAAGTGGCCGTAAAGTGGTGGCCACCAACCGCAAGGCCCGGCATGATTACCACGTGCTGGATACCTACGAGGCTGGCATCGCGCTCATGGGCACCGAAGTAAAGTCCCTGCGGGAGGGCCACGCCTCCATGGTTGATGGCTTCTGCACCTTCTACAATGACGAACTGTGGATGGAAGCCATCCATATCCCGGAGTACAACCAGGGGAGCTGGACCAACCACGCGGCCCGGCGCCGCCGGAAGCTGCTGCTGCACCGCGAGGAGCTCATTAAGATCTCCCACAAAGTACGGGAATCCGGCTACACCATCGTTCCCCTTCAGCTTTACTTTGTGGATGGGCGCGCCAAGGTGGAGATCGGTGTGGCCCGAGGTAAGCGCGAGTACGACAAACGCCAGACCCTCCGCGAACAGCAGGACAACCGGGAGGCACAGCGGGAAATGCGTGAGCGAAACCGCCGCCGCTAG
- the prfB gene encoding peptide chain release factor 2, which yields MANIDFSAEIRALRATYDSIERVSEVETLKEDIAELSERAGEPDLWDDPAAAQKITSRLSHRQSELERLNNLVSRIDDLEVLVELGQDEDDAASMGEAATELESIKKALKELEVVTLLSGEYDEREAVVSIRAGAGGVDAADFAEMLMRMYLRWAERHGYPTTVMDTSYAEEAGLKSATFEVKAPYAFGTLSVEAGTHRLVRISPFDNQGRRQTSFAAVEVIPLIEQTDSIEIPDNEIRVDVFRSSGPGGQSVNTTDSAVRLTHIPTGTVVSMQNEKSQLQNRAAAMRVLQSRLLLLKKEQEDAEKKALAGDVKASWGDQMRSYVLNPYQMVKDLRTEHEVGNTSAVFDGEIDDFIDAGIRWRTDNRNAAK from the coding sequence ATGGCCAATATTGATTTTTCCGCTGAGATCCGCGCGCTCCGCGCCACATACGATTCCATCGAACGGGTCTCCGAGGTGGAGACTCTGAAGGAAGACATCGCTGAATTGAGCGAGCGGGCGGGCGAGCCGGACCTCTGGGACGATCCCGCAGCGGCGCAGAAAATCACGTCCAGGCTCTCACACAGGCAGTCGGAACTCGAACGCCTCAACAACCTGGTTTCACGGATCGATGACCTTGAGGTCCTGGTGGAGCTGGGGCAGGACGAGGATGACGCTGCCTCGATGGGGGAGGCGGCGACTGAACTGGAGTCCATCAAGAAGGCGTTGAAGGAGCTCGAAGTCGTCACGCTGCTGTCCGGTGAATACGACGAGCGGGAGGCCGTGGTCTCCATCCGCGCGGGAGCCGGCGGCGTGGACGCTGCTGACTTTGCCGAGATGCTGATGCGTATGTACCTCCGTTGGGCTGAACGCCACGGCTACCCCACAACGGTCATGGACACGTCCTACGCCGAAGAGGCCGGCTTGAAGTCGGCAACCTTCGAGGTGAAGGCACCGTATGCCTTCGGCACCCTCAGCGTTGAGGCCGGAACCCACCGGCTGGTCAGGATCAGTCCCTTCGACAACCAGGGCCGGCGGCAGACCTCGTTCGCAGCTGTGGAGGTCATCCCGCTCATCGAGCAGACCGACTCCATCGAAATTCCAGACAACGAAATCCGCGTGGACGTCTTCCGGTCGTCCGGCCCGGGTGGCCAGTCCGTGAACACCACGGACTCCGCCGTCCGCCTCACGCACATTCCCACCGGCACCGTGGTGTCCATGCAGAATGAAAAGTCGCAGCTCCAGAACCGCGCCGCGGCCATGCGGGTCCTGCAGTCCAGGCTCCTGCTCCTCAAGAAGGAACAGGAAGACGCTGAAAAGAAGGCGCTGGCCGGAGACGTCAAGGCGTCCTGGGGCGACCAGATGCGTTCCTACGTCCTCAACCCCTACCAGATGGTCAAGGACCTCCGGACCGAGCACGAAGTGGGCAACACTTCGGCAGTGTTCGATGGCGAAATCGACGACTTCATTGACGCCGGAATCCGTTGGCGCACCGATAACCGCAACGCCGCGAAATAG
- the ftsE gene encoding cell division ATP-binding protein FtsE — MIRFENVTKVYDQTTRPALDSVNLEIDRGEFAFLVGASGSGKSTFLRLVLKEDRATLGAVYVAGQNVAKISSWRVPRLRRGIGVVFQDFRLLPQKNVFANVAFAMQVIGKSRSVIRDTVPEVLKTVGLEGKEHRMPHELSGGEQQRVAIARAVVNRPGILLADEPTGNLDPTTSMGIMGVLDKINQNGTTVVMATHDDDIVNEMRKRVVELKNGVVIRDEAKALYTSMIPVVGQSRRLKDASGRETPESGLSGEGEAQR, encoded by the coding sequence ATGATCCGATTCGAAAATGTCACCAAGGTCTACGACCAGACAACCCGGCCTGCGCTGGACTCAGTCAACCTTGAGATCGACCGTGGCGAGTTCGCCTTCCTTGTCGGCGCGTCCGGCTCCGGCAAATCCACCTTCCTCCGCCTGGTGCTCAAGGAAGACCGCGCAACATTAGGCGCTGTCTACGTGGCCGGCCAGAACGTCGCCAAGATCTCCAGCTGGCGCGTCCCCCGGCTGAGGCGCGGCATCGGCGTCGTATTCCAGGACTTCCGGCTCCTTCCGCAAAAGAATGTGTTCGCCAACGTCGCCTTCGCGATGCAGGTCATCGGCAAAAGCCGCAGCGTCATCAGGGACACCGTTCCTGAGGTCCTCAAGACGGTGGGCCTGGAGGGCAAAGAGCACCGCATGCCGCACGAACTCTCCGGCGGTGAGCAGCAGCGCGTGGCCATCGCCCGCGCGGTAGTCAATCGGCCGGGGATCCTTCTCGCCGACGAGCCCACAGGAAACCTGGACCCCACCACTTCCATGGGCATCATGGGCGTGCTGGACAAGATCAACCAGAACGGAACCACCGTGGTGATGGCCACGCACGACGACGACATCGTCAACGAGATGCGTAAACGCGTGGTTGAACTGAAGAACGGGGTGGTCATCCGTGACGAAGCCAAAGCGCTGTACACCTCCATGATTCCTGTCGTGGGACAGTCGCGCAGGCTCAAGGACGCCAGTGGCAGGGAAACCCCTGAATCCGGCCTGTCCGGCGAAGGCGAGGCGCAGCGATGA
- the ftsX gene encoding permease-like cell division protein FtsX, with translation MRLAFILGEIGSGLRRNISMVVSVILVTFVSLTFVGAAGMLQMQINQMKGYWYDKVQVAIFLCSEGSTAAGCAAGPVTPEQQESLNALLESPAVAQYINDFQFESKDEAYKHFKDQFSNSPIVDSVTPDQLPASFRINMKDPEKYQIISETFSSQPGVETVIDQRQLLERLFSVMNGASLVAVSIAGVMIVCAILLIATTIRLSAFSRRRETGIMRLVGASKTVIQLPFILEGVIAAVIGAALASATLWAVAHFFLGEYMAQQYPDTAFISSGQALILAPALLILGASLAGISSLLTLRRYLRV, from the coding sequence ATGAGGCTTGCGTTCATCCTCGGCGAGATCGGCAGCGGACTCCGCCGCAACATTTCGATGGTGGTCTCGGTCATTCTGGTCACCTTTGTGTCGCTCACGTTTGTGGGTGCCGCCGGAATGCTGCAGATGCAGATCAACCAGATGAAGGGCTACTGGTACGACAAAGTCCAGGTGGCCATCTTCCTGTGCAGTGAAGGCTCGACGGCGGCCGGTTGCGCGGCAGGACCGGTCACCCCCGAACAGCAGGAGAGCCTGAACGCACTGCTGGAATCGCCGGCGGTGGCACAGTACATCAACGACTTCCAGTTCGAGTCCAAGGACGAGGCGTACAAGCACTTCAAGGACCAGTTCTCGAATTCACCGATCGTGGATTCTGTGACGCCGGACCAGCTGCCGGCTTCATTCCGGATCAACATGAAGGATCCCGAGAAATACCAGATCATCAGCGAGACCTTCTCCTCCCAGCCGGGCGTGGAAACGGTCATTGACCAGCGCCAGCTTCTCGAGCGCCTGTTCTCTGTCATGAACGGCGCCTCCCTGGTGGCGGTGAGCATCGCAGGTGTCATGATTGTCTGCGCCATCCTTCTGATCGCCACCACCATCAGGCTTTCAGCCTTCAGCCGCCGCCGTGAAACAGGCATCATGCGCCTGGTGGGTGCCTCGAAGACTGTCATCCAGCTGCCGTTCATCCTGGAAGGTGTCATCGCTGCCGTGATCGGTGCTGCCCTGGCTTCCGCCACGCTGTGGGCAGTTGCCCACTTCTTCCTCGGCGAGTACATGGCCCAGCAGTACCCGGATACCGCCTTTATCTCCTCAGGCCAGGCGCTGATCCTTGCGCCGGCTTTGCTAATCCTTGGCGCATCCTTGGCTGGAATTTCGTCCCTCTTGACCTTACGTAGATACCTTCGCGTTTAG
- a CDS encoding pilus assembly protein TadG-related protein produces the protein MRTGKADEEGQMMVMILGYVALALLVATVVMGISAVYLEHKRLLSLADGASLAAADSYTLGEVDSQGGSPSAMLNSARVRNVAADFVSRSPGSQRFDSLAVAGATGTPDGSTAVVVLTAAVHPPVVNFLVPDGIRIEATSTARSRLTR, from the coding sequence ATGAGAACCGGTAAGGCGGATGAGGAAGGGCAGATGATGGTGATGATCCTTGGCTACGTTGCGCTGGCCCTGCTGGTGGCAACCGTTGTCATGGGCATCTCAGCCGTCTACTTGGAACACAAGAGGCTGCTGTCCCTGGCGGACGGCGCGTCACTTGCGGCAGCGGACAGCTACACCCTCGGCGAGGTCGATTCGCAGGGCGGCAGCCCGTCAGCCATGCTGAATTCGGCGAGGGTTCGAAATGTGGCAGCAGATTTTGTCTCCCGGAGCCCGGGGTCGCAGCGCTTTGACTCCTTGGCCGTGGCAGGGGCGACAGGAACGCCCGACGGCTCCACCGCCGTCGTTGTTCTCACCGCTGCCGTGCACCCGCCCGTGGTGAACTTTCTGGTGCCCGACGGCATTCGGATTGAAGCAACGTCCACCGCCCGTTCACGCCTTACACGCTGA
- a CDS encoding fluoride efflux transporter FluC: protein MITAVLVGVFGVLGALLRFGIDSWFAHHSSTRSIRLPGGQEKLHWPWATLLVNVGGCFIIGVSSGLAAQLGLADEWHTGLATGLAGGLTTFSSWTTATVRLVSEARFGSAALNIAANLFLGFAAAAAGIAVSS, encoded by the coding sequence GTGATCACTGCGGTCCTGGTGGGGGTTTTCGGCGTGTTGGGCGCGCTGCTGCGGTTTGGCATCGACAGCTGGTTCGCGCACCACAGCTCCACGCGCAGCATCCGACTGCCCGGCGGGCAGGAAAAGCTGCACTGGCCGTGGGCAACGCTGCTGGTGAACGTGGGAGGTTGCTTCATCATCGGGGTGTCATCAGGCCTCGCTGCGCAGCTGGGACTGGCCGATGAATGGCACACGGGGCTGGCTACAGGCCTGGCCGGGGGCCTGACGACTTTCAGTTCGTGGACCACCGCCACTGTGCGGCTGGTGAGTGAAGCACGGTTTGGTTCAGCGGCCCTTAACATTGCAGCGAACCTGTTCCTGGGCTTTGCCGCGGCCGCGGCGGGTATTGCAGTATCGTCCTAG